A stretch of the Archangium violaceum genome encodes the following:
- a CDS encoding DNA polymerase IV: MRAIIHVDMDAFYASVEQRDNPELRGKPLIVGGDARRGVVVAASYEVRKYGVRSAMPMARAMKQAPHAVVVKPRFSAYSEASEQVFSIFERYTPLVEPLSLDEAFLDVTASVGLFGTPADMARRIRKEIASETGLPSSAGIAAVKFVAKIASDVAKPNGQREVRAEETVAFLAGLPVGRLWGVGPKTEEALKRAGLETIGDVARRDVAWMEVRWGSSGRHLWELAQGIDPREVVPDREAKSVGAEDTFDEDLTGMDALSPHVHSQALRVARRLRRAGVKGRVVQLKLKFADFTLITRRTTLPSPTDDGQTLYRVAKELLEKAHEDKPVRLTGVSMQELGLEGGEPRQLGLFTEPEKPKRSDKLNAALDRIAERFGSKAVTTADIAGSPESAPDPERPKKPKRPN; encoded by the coding sequence ATGCGGGCCATCATCCACGTGGACATGGACGCCTTCTATGCGTCGGTGGAGCAGCGGGACAACCCGGAGCTGCGCGGCAAACCCCTGATTGTTGGCGGGGACGCACGGCGCGGCGTGGTGGTGGCCGCCTCGTACGAGGTGCGCAAGTACGGCGTGCGCAGCGCGATGCCCATGGCGCGGGCGATGAAGCAGGCGCCGCACGCCGTGGTGGTGAAGCCCCGTTTCAGCGCGTACAGCGAGGCGAGCGAGCAGGTGTTCTCCATCTTCGAGCGCTACACGCCGCTGGTGGAGCCCCTGTCGCTGGACGAGGCCTTCCTGGACGTGACGGCGTCGGTGGGCCTCTTCGGAACGCCGGCGGACATGGCCAGGCGGATCCGCAAGGAGATCGCCTCGGAGACGGGCCTGCCCTCATCGGCGGGCATCGCCGCGGTGAAATTCGTGGCGAAGATCGCCTCGGACGTGGCGAAGCCGAACGGTCAGCGGGAGGTGCGGGCGGAGGAGACGGTGGCGTTCCTCGCGGGACTCCCGGTGGGGCGGTTGTGGGGGGTGGGGCCGAAGACGGAGGAGGCGCTGAAACGCGCGGGGCTGGAGACGATCGGCGACGTGGCCCGGCGGGACGTGGCGTGGATGGAGGTGCGGTGGGGCTCGAGCGGGCGTCACTTGTGGGAGCTGGCCCAGGGCATCGACCCCCGGGAGGTGGTGCCGGACCGCGAGGCGAAGAGCGTGGGGGCCGAGGACACGTTCGACGAGGACCTGACGGGGATGGACGCCCTGAGCCCGCACGTGCACTCGCAAGCGCTGCGGGTGGCCCGCCGACTGAGGCGCGCGGGAGTGAAGGGACGGGTGGTGCAGCTCAAGCTGAAGTTCGCGGACTTCACGCTCATCACCCGGAGGACCACCCTGCCCTCTCCGACGGATGACGGACAGACGCTCTACCGGGTGGCGAAGGAGCTCCTGGAGAAGGCCCACGAGGACAAGCCGGTGCGGCTGACCGGGGTCTCGATGCAGGAGTTGGGCTTGGAGGGGGGCGAGCCGCGGCAGCTCGGGTTGTTCACGGAGCCGGAGAAACCGAAGCGGAGCGACAAGCTGAACGCGGCGTTGGATCGGATCGCGGAGCGCTTCGGGTCGAAGGCGGTCACGACGGCGGACATCGCGGGGAGCCCCGAGTCGGCTCCCGACCCGGAGCGGCCCAAGAAGCCCAAGCGTCCCAACTGA
- a CDS encoding secondary thiamine-phosphate synthase enzyme YjbQ — protein MKTLTEYLTFQTRERRELVRITDTVAELVRKSGIQEGMVLVSAMHITAGVFVNDDESGLHEDIWEWLQELAPQGPDYRHHRTGEDNGDAHLKSLLVHHQVILPVTAGKLDLGPWQQVFYAEFDGQRRKRVVVKVMGE, from the coding sequence ATGAAGACCCTGACTGAATACCTCACCTTCCAGACCCGGGAACGCCGCGAGCTCGTACGTATCACCGATACCGTCGCCGAGCTTGTCCGCAAGAGCGGCATCCAGGAGGGCATGGTGCTCGTCTCCGCCATGCACATCACCGCCGGTGTCTTCGTCAATGACGATGAGTCCGGTCTCCACGAGGACATCTGGGAGTGGTTGCAGGAACTCGCCCCCCAGGGACCCGACTACCGCCACCACCGCACCGGCGAGGACAACGGCGACGCCCACCTCAAGTCCCTGCTCGTCCACCACCAGGTGATCCTCCCCGTCACCGCCGGCAAGTTGGACCTCGGGCCCTGGCAGCAGGTGTTCTACGCCGAGTTCGACGGGCAGCGCCGCAAGCGCGTGGTCGTCAAGGTGATGGGCGAATAG